A single region of the Deltaproteobacteria bacterium genome encodes:
- a CDS encoding 50S ribosomal protein L11 methyltransferase, whose protein sequence is MNDHSFSSYHVVSLDLEREALDLTEAVLYSHGCLGLEEMEAGAGAIRLKTYFDDREPLSQFVSKLSALLPQAENVQGTTISLNDIRFQAQTFEPIELVPDVWIVPPDDMPTETKVKSGRKIVIRPGAAFGTGRHESTQLAAEMLEEICERHNSPQPPLDSRGGDQGVESLLDIGTGSGILAIHARKLGIPRVEAVEIDELACINARENFALNGCGDLLLFPDLSQVRGPFDVIVANIVTPTIIQLKETMKRFLKENGVLILAGITDAERERIEGAFVDFKFLNRTQKKEWLCYAYRRI, encoded by the coding sequence ATGAATGACCATTCATTTTCATCCTATCATGTTGTGAGCTTGGATCTGGAGCGCGAAGCCCTGGATCTGACCGAGGCGGTTCTCTATTCGCATGGGTGCCTGGGCCTCGAGGAAATGGAGGCGGGCGCGGGGGCGATCCGCCTGAAAACCTACTTTGACGATCGTGAACCACTCTCCCAATTTGTGTCAAAGCTCTCGGCTCTCCTCCCGCAGGCGGAGAATGTTCAGGGGACAACGATTTCTTTAAATGACATCCGTTTTCAGGCGCAGACCTTCGAGCCGATTGAGCTGGTTCCTGATGTTTGGATCGTCCCCCCCGATGACATGCCGACAGAGACAAAGGTCAAATCGGGACGAAAAATTGTCATCCGTCCCGGCGCCGCCTTCGGCACTGGCCGGCACGAGAGTACGCAGTTGGCGGCGGAGATGCTCGAGGAAATATGCGAGCGGCATAACTCCCCCCAGCCCCCTCTTGACTCAAGAGGGGGAGATCAAGGAGTAGAATCATTACTAGACATCGGGACCGGTAGCGGCATTTTGGCCATCCATGCGCGCAAACTGGGAATCCCGCGTGTCGAGGCGGTTGAAATCGACGAACTGGCCTGCATCAACGCACGGGAAAATTTTGCGCTCAATGGATGCGGTGATTTGTTGCTTTTTCCCGATCTGTCTCAGGTAAGGGGCCCCTTTGACGTAATTGTGGCCAACATTGTCACGCCGACAATCATTCAACTTAAAGAAACGATGAAACGGTTTTTAAAGGAAAACGGGGTGCTCATTCTGGCCGGGATCACCGATGCTGAAAGGGAACGGATCGAAGGGGCCTTTGTGGATTTTAAATTTCTGAACCGGACACAAAAAAAAGAATGGCTCTGTTATGCCTATCGCCGGATTTAA
- a CDS encoding DUF4442 domain-containing protein, which yields MLLAHRWTLVKQTLQMRLFGLFKIPLIFYCRPSIVEVNDKRAEVVIPLNYFTRNHVKSMYFGALCIGADLAAGVFVLEAIRLSGKKVNFIFKDFKADFLKLALSDVHFMCEEGKKVAEAVAETVRTKKRVHTTVALWATTPKKTGDEAVAKFALTISVKAAE from the coding sequence ATGCTCCTCGCCCACCGTTGGACCCTTGTGAAGCAAACCCTTCAGATGCGGCTTTTTGGACTTTTTAAAATCCCCCTGATTTTTTACTGCCGCCCGTCCATTGTCGAGGTAAACGACAAACGCGCCGAGGTGGTCATACCGCTAAACTACTTTACCCGCAACCATGTCAAGAGCATGTACTTCGGCGCCCTTTGCATTGGCGCCGATTTGGCGGCGGGGGTTTTTGTGCTGGAGGCAATTCGGCTCTCCGGCAAGAAGGTCAATTTCATTTTCAAGGATTTCAAGGCCGACTTTTTAAAACTGGCCCTCTCGGATGTTCACTTCATGTGCGAGGAGGGCAAAAAGGTGGCGGAGGCCGTGGCAGAAACCGTTCGCACCAAAAAAAGGGTGCACACAACCGTCGCCCTCTGGGCCACCACTCCAAAGAAAACCGGCGACGAAGCAGTCGCCAAATTTGCCCTGACAATTTCCGTTAAGGCGGCGGAATGA
- a CDS encoding peptide chain release factor-like protein: protein MPAFPTSPAKQHDLASRMEKYNVREEDLVENFIRGSGAGGQKINKTSSCVQLIHPPTGIEIRCQKTRSQALNRFLARRLLVDEIAGRIEGKKSAERMRIEKIRRQKRKRSRRAKEKILENKKHQSDKKKLRKIYREEF, encoded by the coding sequence ATGCCGGCATTTCCCACAAGCCCCGCCAAACAACACGATCTGGCCTCCCGGATGGAGAAATACAACGTTCGGGAAGAGGATTTGGTGGAAAATTTCATCCGTGGTTCCGGCGCCGGGGGCCAGAAGATCAACAAAACCTCTTCGTGCGTACAACTGATCCATCCCCCCACAGGGATTGAAATCCGATGCCAGAAGACCCGTTCCCAGGCGCTGAACCGCTTTTTGGCGCGGCGGCTCCTGGTTGACGAAATTGCCGGGCGGATCGAGGGGAAAAAATCGGCCGAGCGGATGCGGATCGAAAAAATCCGCCGTCAGAAACGCAAGCGCTCCCGCCGCGCGAAAGAAAAGATACTTGAAAACAAAAAACACCAGTCGGATAAAAAGAAACTGAGGAAGATTTACAGGGAAGAATTCTAA